A genomic segment from Geminocystis sp. M7585_C2015_104 encodes:
- a CDS encoding AbrB family transcriptional regulator, with protein sequence MSQVNPTPLTGKELLQKVKELADVPRRQRAKECGYYTIGKNGKERVNLTAFYDAVLAAKGVPLDPEKTKDGRGREATYRVSVHKNGQIVIGSSYTEKMGLKPGDEFEIKLGYKHIHLRQIEKDEDEKEKQK encoded by the coding sequence ATGAGCCAAGTGAACCCCACTCCTTTGACAGGGAAGGAACTGTTGCAAAAAGTAAAAGAGCTGGCGGATGTGCCCCGTCGTCAAAGGGCAAAGGAATGCGGCTATTATACCATCGGAAAAAACGGAAAAGAGCGAGTCAATTTGACAGCCTTTTATGATGCAGTATTGGCGGCCAAAGGGGTGCCCCTCGATCCGGAAAAAACTAAGGACGGACGGGGGAGAGAGGCTACCTACCGCGTCAGTGTCCACAAAAATGGACAAATAGTCATCGGTTCAAGCTATACCGAGAAAATGGGGTTGAAGCCGGGAGATGAATTTGAAATAAAACTGGGCTATAAACACATTCATCTCCGTCAAATCGAAAAAGATGAAGACGAAAAAGAAAAACAAAAATAA
- a CDS encoding pentapeptide repeat-containing protein — protein sequence MKVSYLLRFYERGIREFQGVNLQSADLSGVVLVAVDFSRSNLMGVNFARAFLTKSNFSSAACNWANFTYGKLSEALFNGADLTKANFTGAFMVKAQLIGSHLSGANLSHSNLRGGNLMGANLCGAILYRVNLREAIVRDCNLQWSNFQEARLSKADMSGSNAYQANFTRSFMKEVNLSYSNLNEANLYGAKLNQANLRGANLQRANLREAKLVGADLRGADLRGAYLQNADLQMANLEGAILTRANLAGANLAGANLTHTNLKNSHLDHTIIPEAIARMLGLDFTTHTIGTTP from the coding sequence ATGAAAGTCAGCTACCTGTTGAGGTTTTACGAAAGAGGGATTAGGGAGTTTCAGGGGGTTAACTTACAGTCTGCCGACTTGTCTGGAGTGGTGTTGGTGGCAGTAGACTTCAGCAGGTCGAATCTGATGGGAGTGAATTTTGCAAGGGCCTTTTTGACCAAGTCCAACTTTTCCTCTGCTGCCTGCAACTGGGCTAATTTCACCTATGGTAAACTGAGTGAGGCCCTATTCAACGGTGCCGACTTGACGAAGGCCAATTTTACTGGCGCCTTTATGGTGAAGGCACAACTGATTGGCAGTCATCTCAGTGGCGCAAATCTAAGTCATAGCAATCTCAGAGGTGGGAATCTGATGGGTGCAAATTTGTGTGGTGCTATTCTCTATCGTGTCAACCTGAGGGAGGCCATTGTTAGGGATTGTAATCTGCAATGGAGTAACTTCCAGGAAGCTAGACTAAGCAAGGCAGATATGAGTGGCAGTAATGCCTATCAGGCTAATTTTACCCGCTCTTTCATGAAAGAGGTCAACCTCAGCTATAGTAATCTCAATGAGGCAAACCTGTATGGTGCTAAGTTGAATCAGGCAAATTTGCGGGGTGCCAATCTTCAAAGGGCGAATTTAAGGGAAGCTAAACTAGTGGGCGCCGATTTACGGGGTGCGGATTTGCGCGGTGCATATCTTCAAAATGCCGACTTACAGATGGCGAATCTAGAAGGGGCAATTTTAACCCGGGCCAACCTTGCCGGTGCCAATCTTGCCGGCGCGAATCTGACGCACACAAATCTCAAAAACAGCCACTTGGATCATACCATTATTCCAGAAGCCATTGCCAGGATGTTGGGACTAGATTTTACCACCCATACTATTGGCACTACGCCATGA
- a CDS encoding succinate dehydrogenase/fumarate reductase iron-sulfur subunit yields the protein MKVTFKILRSQPNFPPKFQFYTLEVERGNTILECLNRIKWEMDGTLAFRKNCRNTICGSCAMKINGRAALACKENVGGELEKLGFTEGEKPPVFEICPLNNLPVLKDLVVDMDNFWQDLEKIEPYVVTDKIQTPEREFLQTPEERKLLNDTSNCIMCGACYSECNAKEVNPLFVGPHALAKSYRLLVDSRDNITENRLEKYNELAGVWGCTRCYFCNEVCPMGVAPLTQITKIKQLILQKKDANSYAPTRHRKVLVEMVKQGGWIDERRFAITVVSNYFRDLKALLGIIPLGLRMILAGKFPFTFHPSQGVSQIKALIQEIQRQTHGI from the coding sequence ATGAAAGTCACCTTTAAAATTCTCCGCAGCCAGCCTAATTTTCCCCCCAAATTCCAGTTTTATACCCTAGAGGTAGAAAGGGGCAATACCATTTTAGAATGTCTTAACAGGATAAAGTGGGAGATGGATGGCACTTTAGCTTTCCGCAAGAATTGCCGGAATACCATCTGTGGCAGTTGTGCTATGAAAATCAATGGCCGTGCGGCTTTGGCTTGTAAGGAAAATGTGGGGGGGGAACTAGAAAAACTCGGTTTTACTGAGGGGGAAAAGCCTCCCGTCTTCGAGATTTGCCCCTTGAATAACCTGCCCGTGTTGAAGGATTTAGTAGTGGATATGGACAACTTTTGGCAGGACCTAGAAAAGATTGAGCCATATGTGGTTACGGATAAAATACAAACCCCGGAAAGAGAATTTTTGCAAACACCAGAAGAGCGAAAACTCCTAAACGACACGAGTAATTGTATCATGTGTGGTGCTTGTTATTCCGAGTGCAATGCCAAAGAAGTCAATCCTCTTTTTGTTGGCCCCCATGCCCTGGCAAAAAGTTATCGTTTGTTGGTAGACTCCCGTGATAACATAACAGAAAACCGTTTGGAAAAATATAATGAGCTTGCCGGCGTCTGGGGTTGTACTCGTTGTTATTTCTGTAATGAAGTATGCCCCATGGGGGTAGCGCCTCTCACGCAAATCACCAAAATTAAACAGCTAATTCTCCAGAAAAAAGATGCCAATTCCTATGCCCCCACCCGTCACCGAAAAGTATTAGTGGAAATGGTAAAACAGGGGGGATGGATTGACGAGCGTCGTTTTGCCATCACCGTAGTTAGCAACTATTTTCGGGACTTAAAAGCACTATTAGGTATTATCCCCCTTGGGTTAAGGATGATTTTGGCCGGCAAATTCCCTTTTACCTTTCACCCCTCCCAGGGGGTTTCCCAAATAAAAGCCCTCATCCAGGAGATTCAACGGCAAACCCATGGCATATAG
- a CDS encoding EAL domain-containing protein translates to MNQPQEFRHLFVIEDRKGRRIVFLEEGNYTIGRDSHNPIILYDYQVSRTHATLIRRIEEDENGVSHYCYRIIDGDLQGKRSTNGLFVNGRSVISHDLKHGDVIRFGGEAKAHYYIIPANAGIDLFNPESLDKISASRVTLNSQSSETVINREEENKEDQQELVRLASFPELSPNPIIELDWEGNITYVNPAASLKFETLFEEKLKHPILAGLLEDFNSRQGNLFLREVKIGNEVFEQYVHYLSEKKLIRSYIYDFTQRKQAEAQLKESQALYRAIVRMTSEGIFLVYASSRRLAEANPAFLSLLGYGHEEITNLTLYNLIATDLNTLNQDLSKILETKQDLQTKYLYRRKDGNLISLDSCISLIAYQNKEMFCFVIQSPSKNPPEDEYSSYYALHDPLLNIANQKLFEEQLQIAVAQASRYQQMMGMVVAEVLHWEEYCQHHPQLKDNTLKNLTETIKSCLRQGDLLARWDNNKFMALLPRLRGPKEAAVVVKKISTTVEDYLQKEVAQETVKLALNLSLLIYPIDGNNPSLLIKNALISLEQAKNNVPANLGVSGFYLSPKAAGLLKLEGLLGTAIKEQQFFLCYQPQLDINTKNLTGLETLLRWDHPELGKVTPRHFLKLTEETDLMLPLGVWILHTATLQMQKWREENIPPVPLGVNVSARQFFQPNFPETVLKILEQTGLPPQLLELEVTESCLLQDTESAYKTLHQLAKEGIRLCYDGFGIGNSSLAYLQTVSFNTVKISPSVISQLETSPQHQAFVESMAVLSKGYKFRLVAVGVEKLEQVELLRKLGCHQIQGNLITRPLPAKEATLFLQKAEYTL, encoded by the coding sequence ATGAATCAACCACAAGAATTCCGTCACCTGTTTGTAATTGAAGACCGCAAGGGGAGGAGAATAGTATTTTTAGAGGAAGGGAACTATACTATTGGCAGAGACTCCCACAATCCCATAATCCTCTACGATTATCAAGTATCCCGCACCCACGCCACCCTGATTCGGAGAATAGAAGAAGACGAAAACGGGGTAAGCCACTACTGTTATAGGATTATTGACGGCGATTTGCAAGGAAAAAGAAGCACTAATGGTCTATTTGTCAACGGCAGGTCGGTCATTTCTCATGATTTGAAACACGGAGACGTAATTCGTTTCGGCGGTGAGGCCAAGGCGCACTATTACATAATACCAGCTAACGCGGGCATAGACCTGTTCAACCCGGAAAGTTTAGATAAAATTTCTGCTTCCCGTGTCACCCTCAACAGTCAGTCCAGTGAAACAGTCATCAATAGGGAAGAAGAAAATAAGGAAGATCAACAGGAGTTAGTACGATTGGCGTCTTTCCCCGAACTTAGTCCTAACCCCATCATTGAACTAGACTGGGAGGGTAATATTACCTACGTTAACCCGGCTGCCAGTCTCAAATTTGAAACCCTGTTTGAGGAAAAACTAAAACACCCTATCCTAGCAGGCTTGTTGGAAGATTTTAACAGCCGTCAGGGAAATTTGTTTTTACGGGAGGTAAAAATAGGCAATGAGGTGTTTGAACAGTACGTCCACTACCTCTCGGAAAAGAAACTTATCAGGAGTTATATCTATGACTTCACCCAAAGGAAACAAGCAGAGGCTCAACTGAAGGAAAGTCAGGCCCTCTATCGAGCCATTGTGAGAATGACCAGTGAGGGAATATTCCTCGTATATGCCTCCAGTCGTCGTCTCGCAGAGGCTAACCCCGCCTTCCTCAGTCTTTTGGGCTACGGTCACGAGGAAATCACTAACCTAACCCTCTATAACCTCATTGCTACTGACTTAAATACTCTTAATCAGGACCTGAGTAAAATTCTAGAAACCAAACAGGATTTACAAACTAAATATCTCTATCGTCGCAAGGACGGAAACCTTATCAGTTTGGACAGCTGCATCAGTCTCATCGCCTATCAAAACAAAGAGATGTTTTGTTTTGTGATACAAAGCCCTTCAAAGAACCCACCAGAAGACGAGTATTCTAGCTATTATGCCCTACATGACCCCCTGCTAAACATCGCCAACCAGAAACTGTTTGAAGAACAACTCCAAATTGCCGTAGCTCAAGCCAGCAGGTATCAGCAGATGATGGGGATGGTGGTAGCAGAAGTCTTGCATTGGGAAGAATATTGTCAACACCACCCTCAGCTAAAAGATAATACCCTCAAAAATTTGACGGAGACTATTAAGTCCTGTCTACGGCAAGGAGATTTACTGGCCAGGTGGGACAATAACAAGTTTATGGCCCTGCTGCCCCGCCTCCGTGGGCCAAAAGAAGCCGCTGTGGTGGTCAAAAAGATTTCCACTACCGTAGAGGATTATTTACAAAAAGAAGTAGCCCAAGAGACGGTCAAGTTGGCTCTCAATCTGAGTCTGCTGATTTACCCCATCGATGGCAACAACCCCTCTCTACTCATTAAAAACGCTCTTATTTCCCTAGAACAGGCAAAAAACAACGTGCCGGCTAATCTGGGTGTCAGTGGCTTCTACTTGAGCCCCAAAGCCGCCGGCCTTCTCAAACTAGAGGGATTGCTCGGCACTGCCATCAAGGAACAACAGTTTTTCCTGTGTTACCAACCGCAGCTTGATATTAACACAAAAAACCTCACGGGCCTGGAAACCCTTCTCAGATGGGATCACCCTGAATTGGGCAAAGTCACCCCGAGGCATTTTTTAAAACTCACAGAAGAAACGGACCTTATGCTTCCCCTGGGGGTTTGGATCCTACACACGGCCACTTTACAGATGCAAAAATGGCGGGAAGAAAATATCCCCCCTGTGCCCCTTGGAGTCAATGTCTCCGCCCGTCAATTTTTCCAACCTAATTTCCCCGAGACGGTGTTAAAAATTCTCGAACAAACTGGACTGCCCCCCCAATTGCTAGAGTTGGAAGTAACAGAAAGTTGCCTCCTACAAGACACGGAATCAGCCTACAAAACCCTCCATCAGCTGGCAAAGGAGGGAATAAGACTTTGTTATGACGGCTTTGGCATAGGTAATTCTTCCTTGGCTTATCTGCAAACGGTGTCCTTTAATACTGTTAAAATCAGCCCCTCTGTGATAAGTCAACTAGAAACTAGTCCCCAGCATCAGGCCTTTGTGGAGAGCATGGCTGTCTTGTCTAAGGGTTATAAGTTTCGTCTTGTAGCCGTGGGAGTGGAAAAACTAGAACAGGTGGAATTGCTCAGAAAACTGGGTTGTCACCAAATCCAGGGCAATCTCATCACCCGTCCCCTCCCCGCCAAAGAGGCCACACTCTTCCTCCAAAAAGCCGAATATACCCTCTAA
- the purH gene encoding bifunctional phosphoribosylaminoimidazolecarboxamide formyltransferase/IMP cyclohydrolase yields the protein MTGLALISVSDKRGIVELASALVKEFDFKIVSSGGTAKTLEAAGIAVTKVSDYTGAPEILGGRVKTLHPRIHGGILANLDLESHRRDLQENQITPFDLVVVNLYPFEQTVAQENCTLAEAIEQIDIGGPAMVRASAKNFQHVTILTNPDTYQEYLQQLRENGGKTTLEFRLARAIEAFEMTANYDWAICRYFAQIRPDLAKFYGLGGKRIATLRYGENPHQKASWYQVGKEATGWAKAVQLQGKELSYNNLVDLEAARALVAEFPPSSPAAVIVKHTNPCGVAMGKTLLSAYEKAYNADSVSAFGGIVAVNQTLDQPTAEAMAKIFLECIVAPAITPEAQEILAKKANLRVLILPELSVGNQEDIKTIAGGFLVQDSDMAMESPNSWQVVTETQPTPQDLEELLFAWRVVKHVKSNAIVVSRDFATLGVGAGQMNRVGAVKIALEQAKERAQGAYLASDAFFPFDDSVRAAAAAGIRAIIQPGGSIRDGDSIRAANELGIIMVFTGVRHFRH from the coding sequence ATGACAGGTTTAGCCCTAATAAGTGTCTCTGACAAGAGGGGAATAGTAGAGTTAGCTTCTGCCTTGGTAAAGGAGTTTGACTTTAAGATAGTAAGCAGTGGAGGCACAGCCAAAACCCTGGAAGCTGCCGGGATTGCTGTTACCAAAGTGAGTGACTATACGGGCGCCCCTGAAATTTTAGGCGGTAGAGTTAAAACCCTACATCCCCGCATCCATGGAGGCATTCTTGCCAATTTGGACTTGGAATCCCACCGACGCGACTTACAGGAAAATCAAATTACCCCCTTCGATCTGGTGGTAGTAAACCTGTATCCCTTTGAACAAACTGTTGCCCAGGAAAATTGTACCCTAGCAGAGGCCATTGAACAAATAGATATTGGCGGCCCTGCCATGGTTCGGGCTAGTGCTAAAAATTTCCAACATGTTACTATCTTGACCAATCCGGATACCTATCAGGAGTATCTCCAACAGTTAAGGGAAAATGGGGGAAAAACTACCCTAGAATTTCGTCTAGCCAGAGCCATAGAGGCCTTTGAAATGACAGCCAACTACGATTGGGCGATTTGCCGTTATTTTGCCCAAATACGACCAGATTTAGCCAAATTTTACGGCTTGGGCGGTAAGAGAATTGCTACACTCCGTTATGGCGAAAACCCACATCAGAAGGCCAGTTGGTATCAAGTGGGCAAAGAGGCTACGGGATGGGCAAAAGCGGTGCAATTACAGGGAAAAGAATTAAGTTACAACAACCTGGTGGATTTGGAGGCGGCAAGGGCGTTGGTAGCAGAATTCCCTCCCTCCTCCCCCGCGGCGGTTATTGTAAAACATACTAATCCCTGTGGGGTTGCCATGGGAAAAACACTGTTATCTGCCTACGAAAAGGCCTATAACGCCGATTCTGTCTCTGCCTTTGGGGGTATTGTAGCGGTAAATCAGACTCTGGACCAACCTACAGCAGAGGCCATGGCGAAAATTTTTCTGGAATGTATTGTAGCACCCGCCATCACCCCTGAAGCACAAGAGATTCTGGCCAAAAAAGCTAACCTGAGGGTTTTAATCCTACCAGAGTTATCTGTTGGAAATCAGGAGGACATTAAAACCATTGCTGGCGGTTTCCTGGTACAAGATAGTGACATGGCCATGGAATCCCCCAACAGCTGGCAGGTGGTAACGGAAACACAGCCAACCCCACAAGACTTGGAGGAATTGCTATTTGCCTGGCGGGTGGTAAAACATGTAAAGTCCAATGCCATAGTGGTAAGCAGGGATTTTGCCACCCTGGGGGTGGGGGCAGGACAGATGAACCGTGTGGGGGCTGTTAAAATCGCTCTAGAACAGGCAAAAGAGCGCGCCCAAGGGGCTTATCTGGCCAGTGACGCCTTTTTCCCCTTTGATGACTCGGTAAGGGCCGCTGCTGCCGCTGGTATTAGGGCTATTATTCAACCCGGGGGCTCTATCCGTGATGGGGATTCTATCCGGGCCGCCAATGAACTGGGTATTATTATGGTATTCACCGGTGTCCGTCATTTCCGCCATTGA
- a CDS encoding DUF790 family protein, which yields MLPSELLIFRRQGDSLIPKKLPLDGKFLTLAQQHIDCFQSCVGQSQKELEERLAILEGNSPDYRLKRGLNHLLKNHFSRFEIISPIKPSYLRQLVFRLASQLPPTPSSRQQVIESVALSLSKELNRQVSAREIEEGLYADLEENRILTEFSPPSPDTLIHRYNLSQVQGIFYRASHITIHAYRNDPGEYKLLFRYIKFFQLMSYVEGDAETGFTITIDGPASLFNPSTRYGLALAKMIPALLHVSKWKLTATIHHKDKTKKTGGTFQFYLDSNCGLVSHYPKNQTYDSLIEESFANQWKKLNTEWRLEREVELVPIPPGVMIPDFRIVHPDGRYFLLEIIGYWHPQYLRKKFYQIRKASVKNLLIAVSERLNLEKAGIKTEELLPQIIWFKNQLSPRQVLDKIGELGNNL from the coding sequence ATGTTACCCAGCGAATTACTGATTTTCCGGCGTCAGGGAGACAGTCTGATTCCCAAGAAACTGCCCCTAGATGGCAAATTTTTAACCTTGGCACAACAACACATTGACTGTTTTCAAAGTTGTGTGGGTCAAAGTCAAAAAGAATTAGAAGAAAGACTGGCAATCCTGGAAGGAAATAGCCCTGACTACCGGCTAAAAAGAGGACTAAATCACCTGTTAAAAAATCACTTTTCCCGCTTTGAAATTATTAGCCCTATTAAACCTTCTTATTTACGCCAATTGGTTTTTAGACTTGCCTCCCAACTGCCACCTACACCCTCCTCTCGCCAACAGGTAATAGAATCTGTTGCCCTTTCCCTCTCCAAAGAATTAAATAGACAAGTATCAGCAAGGGAAATCGAAGAGGGATTATACGCCGACTTGGAGGAGAATCGTATTCTAACAGAATTTTCACCCCCTTCCCCAGACACTTTAATCCATCGTTATAATCTTTCCCAGGTACAGGGGATATTTTACCGCGCTAGCCACATTACCATTCACGCTTATAGGAACGACCCCGGTGAGTATAAATTACTATTCCGCTATATCAAATTCTTCCAACTTATGTCCTATGTGGAGGGAGACGCCGAGACTGGTTTTACCATTACTATAGATGGTCCTGCCAGTTTGTTCAACCCTAGTACCCGTTATGGCCTAGCCTTGGCCAAAATGATACCTGCCCTTCTTCATGTGAGCAAGTGGAAACTGACAGCCACAATCCACCACAAAGACAAAACCAAGAAGACGGGAGGGACATTCCAATTTTACTTAGACAGCAATTGTGGTTTAGTCAGCCATTACCCAAAGAATCAAACCTACGACAGTCTTATAGAAGAATCCTTTGCCAACCAGTGGAAAAAACTCAACACTGAATGGAGGCTGGAAAGGGAGGTAGAATTAGTCCCAATTCCCCCGGGAGTAATGATTCCCGACTTTCGTATTGTCCATCCGGATGGTCGTTATTTTCTGTTGGAAATCATTGGTTATTGGCATCCTCAATATCTGCGAAAGAAATTTTATCAAATCCGAAAAGCCTCGGTCAAAAACTTACTAATTGCTGTGTCGGAGCGATTAAATCTAGAAAAAGCCGGAATAAAAACCGAAGAATTATTGCCTCAAATTATCTGGTTTAAAAATCAACTATCCCCAAGACAGGTGTTGGATAAAATAGGGGAGTTAGGGAACAATTTGTAG
- a CDS encoding ABC transporter substrate-binding protein, producing the protein MSVRIFRNKFLLALLIGCQGLITSCNLLGTNTGTNQGGNNTATGGGGLKIGALMPVTGDLSSIGQNMPKAAQLAVETVNACGGVNGQPVTLVIEDDQTDPVAGSAAMTKLAEVDKVAGVVGSFASSVSAAALEIAVRNKVMMISPGSTSPVFTQRAKKGDFNGFWARTAPPDTYQARALAALAKKQGFKNVSTVVINNDYGVAFEKEFVNAFEGLGGKVLNKDKPVRYDPKAVTLDSEASAAFANKPEAVAAVLYAETGSLLLQAAFKQGLTKGVTVLLTDGVYSEDFTRQVGKTAEGTSIIAGALGTVPGADGKALEYFRRLWAEKTNNTPITAFVPHTWDATVLLILAAQAAGENTGEAIKSKLREVANPDGVEVSEPCKALELLRKGEKINYQGASGNVDIDENGDVVGVYDVWKVKPDGSLEIVDKVTPQL; encoded by the coding sequence ATGTCTGTGAGGATTTTCCGTAACAAATTCCTGTTAGCTTTACTGATTGGTTGTCAGGGTCTTATAACAAGTTGCAACCTGTTAGGTACAAATACTGGCACCAATCAAGGGGGGAATAACACAGCCACCGGTGGGGGAGGGTTAAAAATAGGGGCACTAATGCCCGTCACCGGGGACTTATCTTCTATCGGCCAAAACATGCCCAAAGCGGCCCAACTGGCAGTAGAAACGGTGAATGCCTGTGGGGGGGTTAATGGGCAACCCGTAACTCTGGTTATAGAGGACGACCAAACGGATCCAGTGGCCGGCAGTGCCGCCATGACAAAACTGGCAGAGGTAGACAAAGTGGCGGGAGTGGTGGGCTCCTTTGCCAGCAGTGTTTCCGCCGCCGCCCTAGAAATCGCCGTACGCAACAAGGTGATGATGATCTCCCCTGGTAGCACCAGCCCAGTCTTCACCCAAAGGGCCAAAAAGGGCGATTTTAACGGTTTTTGGGCTCGTACTGCCCCTCCCGACACCTATCAGGCTCGAGCTTTGGCTGCCCTTGCCAAAAAACAGGGCTTTAAAAATGTGTCTACAGTTGTAATAAACAATGACTATGGAGTGGCCTTTGAAAAGGAATTCGTAAACGCTTTTGAGGGATTGGGAGGTAAGGTGCTCAACAAAGACAAGCCAGTAAGATATGATCCTAAAGCAGTAACCCTTGACAGTGAAGCCAGTGCCGCCTTTGCCAACAAACCAGAGGCGGTAGCGGCTGTCTTGTATGCGGAAACAGGGAGTCTATTACTACAAGCAGCCTTCAAACAGGGGTTGACAAAGGGGGTAACGGTTTTACTGACAGACGGGGTTTATTCCGAGGATTTTACTAGACAGGTGGGCAAGACAGCAGAAGGCACCTCCATTATAGCCGGTGCTTTGGGTACAGTTCCCGGTGCTGATGGTAAAGCTTTGGAGTACTTCCGGCGTCTGTGGGCGGAAAAAACCAACAACACCCCCATAACCGCCTTTGTGCCCCACACCTGGGATGCCACCGTATTACTCATATTGGCGGCTCAGGCAGCCGGCGAAAACACCGGTGAGGCCATTAAAAGCAAGTTAAGAGAAGTAGCTAATCCAGACGGGGTTGAGGTATCTGAGCCCTGTAAAGCCCTAGAATTATTGCGCAAGGGAGAGAAAATCAACTATCAGGGGGCCAGTGGCAACGTAGACATAGACGAAAACGGGGATGTGGTGGGGGTTTATGATGTATGGAAGGTCAAGCCCGATGGCAGTTTGGAAATTGTAGACAAGGTGACGCCACAACTGTAG
- a CDS encoding aspartate 1-decarboxylase produces the protein MNTVRLMCAKLHRVRVTSANVDYIGSISIDAELMEKVGILPLQELEIVNLNNAQRWSTYAIPAPRGSREICPNGGAALLCQPGDILIIYAYQDCERHKLMLEGHVARVLVADENNEVSDFFFQTLTPENGQLVFRERVEPSITI, from the coding sequence ATGAATACCGTAAGATTAATGTGCGCCAAGTTACATCGAGTGCGGGTAACTTCGGCCAATGTAGACTACATTGGCAGCATATCCATCGATGCGGAGTTGATGGAAAAGGTGGGGATTCTGCCCCTACAAGAATTGGAAATAGTCAATCTAAATAATGCCCAACGTTGGTCAACCTATGCCATACCTGCGCCAAGGGGTAGCAGGGAAATTTGCCCTAATGGTGGCGCCGCCTTGCTGTGTCAACCAGGGGACATTCTGATCATATACGCCTACCAAGACTGTGAGCGACATAAACTGATGTTGGAAGGGCATGTGGCAAGAGTTTTGGTGGCTGATGAAAACAACGAGGTGTCAGACTTCTTCTTCCAAACCCTCACCCCTGAAAATGGACAACTAGTCTTCAGGGAAAGAGTAGAACCCAGTATTACAATTTAA
- a CDS encoding CPBP family intramembrane metalloprotease yields the protein MSTSGTSLHSLVRIAFFLIIWAVIWLPIALAIVSWGKWQTAAPNKNPQKKLILLFPLYSLTPFLIWQLGLKGTTLTQIGIVLDAGLFQSILSGYVLAIASLSLVYLWEWGLGLLRFSPSNPLSLQTTIFLAAVSLFVAVAEESVFRGLFLYWLWQDYSRGVAATISSFLFAILHLIWERENTIPQLPGLWLLGMVLCYARSVDDNLLGMAIGLHGGWVFALAYIDSCKLICYKTTFPSWLVGSIQKPLASLAGIGVMLLAAIALHFMA from the coding sequence ATGAGCACCTCAGGCACTAGCCTCCATTCCCTCGTCAGGATAGCCTTTTTTTTAATAATTTGGGCGGTTATCTGGTTGCCCATCGCCCTGGCTATTGTAAGCTGGGGGAAATGGCAGACAGCCGCGCCAAACAAAAACCCTCAAAAAAAACTAATACTACTGTTTCCCCTCTATTCCCTTACTCCTTTTCTAATCTGGCAGTTGGGACTGAAGGGGACAACTCTCACACAGATAGGAATAGTCCTAGATGCTGGACTTTTCCAGTCTATCCTATCTGGTTATGTTTTGGCTATTGCCAGCCTGTCCCTAGTGTATCTGTGGGAATGGGGTTTAGGCCTACTCCGTTTTTCCCCCTCTAACCCCCTTAGCCTCCAAACAACCATCTTTCTGGCGGCAGTCAGCCTTTTTGTCGCTGTGGCGGAGGAGTCTGTTTTCCGTGGCCTTTTCCTCTACTGGCTTTGGCAAGATTATAGCCGGGGTGTAGCCGCCACCATCTCCAGTTTTCTTTTTGCTATCCTACATCTGATTTGGGAAAGGGAAAACACTATACCCCAATTGCCAGGATTATGGTTGTTGGGAATGGTTTTGTGTTATGCCCGTAGTGTAGATGACAATCTATTGGGCATGGCCATTGGCTTACACGGGGGTTGGGTTTTTGCTTTGGCCTATATAGATAGTTGTAAATTAATTTGTTACAAGACCACTTTCCCCTCCTGGCTGGTGGGGAGTATTCAAAAACCCCTAGCATCCCTAGCGGGTATTGGTGTGATGCTGTTGGCGGCTATTGCTCTTCACTTCATGGCGTAG
- a CDS encoding histidine phosphatase family protein: MSLTLYLARHGERLDFVEPEWFTRALRKYDPPLSEKGKIQAEKLGKRLKKEGIERILASPFLRTIQTAHIIAEILGLKVCLEAGLGEWLNPNWMTSPPLLHPREELEGVYPRIDWRYVSQIFPVYPETEEEVLTRMRKMTELLVTQFSGHILVVGHGITVAGIVESLVGKVDISPSFCSLTKIVWDDRGKAFLELNAEDWFLYV, translated from the coding sequence ATGTCCCTGACGCTGTATTTGGCAAGACATGGGGAAAGACTGGACTTTGTGGAGCCAGAGTGGTTTACACGGGCACTACGGAAGTATGACCCACCTTTGTCGGAAAAGGGAAAAATTCAGGCAGAAAAGTTGGGCAAAAGACTAAAAAAAGAGGGAATAGAGAGAATTTTGGCCTCCCCCTTTTTGCGTACAATTCAGACAGCCCACATTATTGCGGAGATTCTCGGGTTAAAAGTTTGCCTAGAGGCAGGATTGGGAGAATGGCTTAACCCCAATTGGATGACTTCTCCTCCGCTGTTGCATCCAAGGGAAGAGTTGGAGGGTGTCTATCCCCGTATAGATTGGAGATATGTCAGTCAAATTTTCCCCGTCTACCCAGAAACGGAGGAGGAAGTATTGACTAGGATGAGGAAAATGACTGAGCTTCTGGTAACACAATTCTCTGGCCATATACTGGTAGTGGGCCATGGCATTACGGTTGCGGGAATAGTTGAGAGTCTTGTAGGCAAGGTGGACATATCCCCTTCTTTTTGTTCTTTGACTAAGATTGTATGGGATGACAGGGGGAAGGCTTTTTTAGAGTTGAATGCAGAGGATTGGTTTTTATATGTGTAA